One region of Miscanthus floridulus cultivar M001 chromosome 19, ASM1932011v1, whole genome shotgun sequence genomic DNA includes:
- the LOC136528176 gene encoding bark storage protein A-like isoform X2, protein MALSGYPETTPLQLLLFSLLLLLAGSAAALPARPAMDRARWQVDRVNRRGPSLGLVMSYVDEATALQASGYFTPWRVLPFVDLYGRRYHIGGIRGVNVIYALTGQRRLNAAVTVQTLIDVFSVSGIVHYGTAGSSNDSMSFGDVSVPKIVAYTGAWTWKKFKSPKESSAELSFGEYNIPNGGENLLGSLKYRNEELYSVGKPMEEVFWLPVDSAWFRIAEQLKVKLERCNDTFCLPTTPQVVYGLKGSSADMFLDNAEYRKFLFREFGVSTVDEESAAVVMTTTSPGIPVIVFRGVSDLAGGEPTWSSTSLMNLASINALKVAVEFIATVGKQKSTVCISTKE, encoded by the exons ATGGCGCTATCCGGCTACCCAGAGACGACCCCGCTGCAGCTCCTGCTCttctcgctgctgctgctgctcgcgggCTCGGCGGCGGCCTTGCCGGCGCGGCCGGCCATGGACCGCGCGCGGTGGCAGGTGGACAGGGTCAACCGGCGAGGCCCCTCCCTCGGCCTCGTCATGTCCTACGTCGACGAGGCCACCGCGCTGCAGGCCTCCGGCTACTTCACGCCTTGGCGTGTCCTCCCCTTCGTTGACCTCTATG GACGACGGTATCACATCGGCGGCATACGGGGAGTGAACGTTATATACGCATTGACAGGGCAACGCAGG TTGAACGCCGCTGTCACTGTACAGACTCTCATCGATGTCTTCAGCGTGTCTGGTATTGTTCACTACGGCACGGCAGGGAGTTCTAATGACTCCATGTCTTTTGGCGACGTCAGTGTTCCCAAGATTGTTGCTTACACGGGTGCCTGGACATGGAAG AAGTTCAAATCACCGAAAGAGTCATCAGCAGAACTAAGCTTTGGAGAATATAACATCCCAAATGGAGGAGAGAATTTGCTAGGATCCCTGAAATACAGAAATGAGGAGCTATACTCAGTTGGCAAGCCTATGGAAGAAGTTTTCTGGCTACCTGTAGATTCAGCATGGTTCAGAATTGCAGAACAACTTAAG GTCAAACTTGAAAGATGCAATGACACTTTCTGCTTACCGACAACTCCACAAGTTGTCTATGGCCTTAAAGGATCATCAGCTGACATGTTTCTTGACAATGCAGAATACAGAAAGTTCCTTTTCAGAGAATTTGGGGTGTCAACAGTAGATGAGGAGAGCGCAGCAGTGGTGATG ACAACAACATCACCTGGCATACCTGTGATTGTATTCCGAGGAGTATCTGATTTGGCTGGAGGGGAACCAACATGGTCATCAACAAGCTTGATGAATCTGGCATCTATTAATGCATTAAAAGTGGCAGTTGAGTTCATCGCTACAGTTGGCAAGCAGAAGTCAACCGTATGTATCAGTACAAAGGAGTAA
- the LOC136528176 gene encoding bark storage protein A-like isoform X1, with translation MALSGYPETTPLQLLLFSLLLLLAGSAAALPARPAMDRARWQVDRVNRRGPSLGLVMSYVDEATALQASGYFTPWRVLPFVDLYGRRYHIGGIRGVNVIYALTGQRRVLKFERDSFAFTFCVTLPSCLPLTTCYLPSLVFQLNAAVTVQTLIDVFSVSGIVHYGTAGSSNDSMSFGDVSVPKIVAYTGAWTWKKFKSPKESSAELSFGEYNIPNGGENLLGSLKYRNEELYSVGKPMEEVFWLPVDSAWFRIAEQLKVKLERCNDTFCLPTTPQVVYGLKGSSADMFLDNAEYRKFLFREFGVSTVDEESAAVVMTTTSPGIPVIVFRGVSDLAGGEPTWSSTSLMNLASINALKVAVEFIATVGKQKSTVCISTKE, from the exons ATGGCGCTATCCGGCTACCCAGAGACGACCCCGCTGCAGCTCCTGCTCttctcgctgctgctgctgctcgcgggCTCGGCGGCGGCCTTGCCGGCGCGGCCGGCCATGGACCGCGCGCGGTGGCAGGTGGACAGGGTCAACCGGCGAGGCCCCTCCCTCGGCCTCGTCATGTCCTACGTCGACGAGGCCACCGCGCTGCAGGCCTCCGGCTACTTCACGCCTTGGCGTGTCCTCCCCTTCGTTGACCTCTATG GACGACGGTATCACATCGGCGGCATACGGGGAGTGAACGTTATATACGCATTGACAGGGCAACGCAGGGTACTCAAATTTGAAAGGGACTCGTTTGCGTTTACCTTCTGTGTAACTTTACCTTCATGCTTACCTCTTACTACTTGCTACCTTCCTTCCTTGGTTTTCCAGTTGAACGCCGCTGTCACTGTACAGACTCTCATCGATGTCTTCAGCGTGTCTGGTATTGTTCACTACGGCACGGCAGGGAGTTCTAATGACTCCATGTCTTTTGGCGACGTCAGTGTTCCCAAGATTGTTGCTTACACGGGTGCCTGGACATGGAAG AAGTTCAAATCACCGAAAGAGTCATCAGCAGAACTAAGCTTTGGAGAATATAACATCCCAAATGGAGGAGAGAATTTGCTAGGATCCCTGAAATACAGAAATGAGGAGCTATACTCAGTTGGCAAGCCTATGGAAGAAGTTTTCTGGCTACCTGTAGATTCAGCATGGTTCAGAATTGCAGAACAACTTAAG GTCAAACTTGAAAGATGCAATGACACTTTCTGCTTACCGACAACTCCACAAGTTGTCTATGGCCTTAAAGGATCATCAGCTGACATGTTTCTTGACAATGCAGAATACAGAAAGTTCCTTTTCAGAGAATTTGGGGTGTCAACAGTAGATGAGGAGAGCGCAGCAGTGGTGATG ACAACAACATCACCTGGCATACCTGTGATTGTATTCCGAGGAGTATCTGATTTGGCTGGAGGGGAACCAACATGGTCATCAACAAGCTTGATGAATCTGGCATCTATTAATGCATTAAAAGTGGCAGTTGAGTTCATCGCTACAGTTGGCAAGCAGAAGTCAACCGTATGTATCAGTACAAAGGAGTAA